From Ailuropoda melanoleuca isolate Jingjing unplaced genomic scaffold, ASM200744v2 unplaced-scaffold58400, whole genome shotgun sequence, a single genomic window includes:
- the LOC117795027 gene encoding keratin, type II cytoskeletal 6B-like codes for MESWDPRLILLYHLRHWLNCVLPCSNSRYEDEINKRTAAENEFVTLKKDVDAAYMNKVELQAKVDALTDEINFTRALYDAELAQMQTHVSDTSVVLSMDNNRNLDLDSIIAEVKAQYEEIAQRSRAEAESWYQSKVSLELTAVSPT; via the exons ATGGAAAGTTGGGATCCCAGGTTGATCTTGCTGTATCATCTTCGCCACTGGCTCAATTGTGTCTTGCCCTGTTCTAATTCCAGATATGAAGACGAAATCAACAAGCGCACAGCAGCGGAGAATGAATTTGTGACTCTGAAGAAG GATGTGGATGCTGCCTACATGAATAAGGTTGAACTGCAAGCCAAGGTGGACGCTCTCACAGATGAGATCAACTTCACCAGAGCCTTGTATGACGCA GAACTGGCACAGATGCAAACCCACGTCTCAGACACTTCCGTGGTCCTGTCCATGGACAACAACCGTAACCTGGACCTGGACAGCATCATCGCTGAAGTCAAAGCCCAATATGAGGAGATCGCTCAGAGGAGCCGGGCTGAGGCTGAGTCCTGGTACCAGAGCAAGGTGAGCCTTGAGTTGACAGCTGTGTCCCCTACCTGA